The Callospermophilus lateralis isolate mCalLat2 chromosome 18, mCalLat2.hap1, whole genome shotgun sequence nucleotide sequence ttttttttaaagagagagagagaattttaatatttattttttagttttcagcggacacaacatctttgtttgtatgtggtgctgaggatcaaacccaggccgcacgcatgccaggcgagtgcgctaccgcttgagccacatccccagccctccagtaGTACTTTGAGGCTGGTGGTGGCAGAAGTAGGGAGAGAATGAATGCTCGGTGAGGTGGCTAAGCTGCTGAAGTTGTAACTTAAAAGTCCTGTTCATTTCCCCCTATTTCTCTAGTTACTGGAACCTGTTCTGCTTCTGGGCAAGGAGCGGTTTGCTGGCGTGGACATCCGGGTCCGTGTGAAGGGTGGTGGTCATGTGGCCCAGATTTATGGTGAGTCTCAGGATCTGGACACATGGGTATGAGGTGGCCCTGGTAGCAAGGCCCTAGCCTTGGGCCTTCACAAGCTCACATACCTTTTTCTGTGTCTCTTCCTTACAGCTATCCGCCAGTCAATTTCCAAAGCCCTGGTGGCCTATTACCAGAAATGTGAGTGAGAGAGGGTCCTTCTTAGTCAGGGTGGGTGTTTGGGGACCAAATTCAGGACTTTCTAAATTTTCACACTCTTTAATCTCCTCAGATGTAGATGAGGCTTCTAAGAAGGAGATCAAAGACATCCTCATCCAGTATGACCGGACCCTGCTGGTCGCTGACCCCCGTCGCTGCGAGTCCAAAAAGTTTGGAGGTCCTGGTGCTCGTGCTCGCTACCAGAAGTCCTACCGATAAGCCCATCATGGAGATCAGAGCTCACCTTTGTAATAAAACAGTGTGGGATATTAAGGGCCCAAGGACTACTGTGATCTTCTGTGGTAGTGAGTCTTCAGTAGAACAGGGAAAGCCCCATCTCATGGCTGGTTGTGATTCTAACCCTTCTCAGAAGTGATTGCTCTGGGGTTGGTGTTTATGGGTGGAGGTGCCAGGTTGGCACAGGCAGGATCTGTTTCCCTACATCTCCTGTAGACTTCAGCATACTAGCACAGTTGAGGTGGCAGTGGTTCTGTGTCGTTGGTGGCTGTAAAGTTAGGAGGCATGTGGGTTTGgtggtgggtttttttgtttttgttttgagaggaGAGGTCTCCCTTAATTGCTCAGACTGTCCTCAAATTCCTAGGCTGATGTGATGcttatgcctcagcctcctaagtaactCAGTCTGTAGGTACATACCACTACCCagcattctgtatttttttcagtCCTTTGGCTGCTGTTTTGGGTTCTGGGAATCAAGTGCAGGAATCTACACATGCTAAGGAATCTGCTTCTCCATCTTACTGAGCGACACTGGTCCCTAGTGctggctttttttgttttgttttgtttctttggtcTCTTCTCCCCACATGGGTTCTTGCTTTTTTGTCTAGGCTGGTCTCAACTCCTGATCTTAAGTGTTCCACCTCAGCTTAAGCATGTGCTTTAGTTTTTTTTGACACCATTCTTGTGCTCCATGGCTGGCTTCATCCAgtgtcaataattttttttttatctgcttGGGAGGCTATCCCTGTCCAAAAAACAGTTCCCAGTGTGTTCAGTGTGGCAActtttttgagacagtatctcgcTAATTTGCTTAGGGTTTAGCCGGCCTTGGACTTgtcaatctcctgcctcagcctcctgcatccctggaattacaggctaTACCACCAAGCCCAGGGCAACTCGGTTTTTATGGGGTCCACCCTTTTCTCAGATGGGCTCAAGTGCCCATTTGGCAGGCCTGTGGTGTTGTAGG carries:
- the Rps16 gene encoding small ribosomal subunit protein uS9, encoding MPAKGPLQSVQVFGRKKTATAVAHCKRGNGLIKVNGRPLEMIEPRTLQYKLLEPVLLLGKERFAGVDIRVRVKGGGHVAQIYAIRQSISKALVAYYQKYVDEASKKEIKDILIQYDRTLLVADPRRCESKKFGGPGARARYQKSYR